TGGGTTATGTGATATTTTTATTTGGTGTTTTTAAATTGAGAGTAATAGGTAGGGAACTTATAGAGAATAAGCTTTTTTCGGATTCTATGATAAAATCTTTAGGTCGTTCAGGGAATTATTTTATCATATCGGGGGCTATTGTTTTTTTTGTTGATGTTTTTTTGTTGATAGATAATTATTTGAACGGAGCAGAACCTGTCTTTGCGTTTGCTATTTTCGATCCGTTATTGCAATTAATAGTAGGTTTGTTTTTTAAAATCCAAGGTAGGACTCTATCCGAAGCAAAAATATATAAAGAAGATTACGATTTAACAATATAAAATGGCAATTGAAATAAATCTAGATGTTGTACTAGCGAAAAATAAGATGAAAAGTAAAGATCTGGCTGAAATCATTGGGATTACTCCAGCAAATTTATCGGTGTTGAAATCAGGAAAAGCTAAAGCGATTCGTTTCAGTACCTTGGAGGCGATTTGTAAAGCGCTTAAATGTCAGCCAGGAGATATTTTAATATACAAAGAAGATGATACAAATTAGATTTTAATAAATCATCATAATAAACGAATGAAAAAACAGTTTTTAATTTTAATTATTGCTCATGCGGCATCAAGTCTGAGTGGGCAAGTGGGGATTGGTACGGAAAATTTTACCGTATCTGAAGCCGTTCATGTTGAGTCTAAAAATAGAGGGATTCTTTTTCCAAGATTCTATATGCCAGATCCTTTGAATGATATTTCTCCGGCGATTAATCCTAAGCCTTACATGCTAGCTTTTAATAATGATCCAGAATATATGAATGAGAATAGTTTTTATTACTCATACAATAAAACGGCAGAAAAAATGGCTTGGAGAGGTGTCTTAGATGTTAATATTATTAATTCAAGATTAATCCCGATGAAGTCTTTTATTTCTATGGGGCAAGGTGATGCTTATCAAACGACGGCTCTTGGTGGAGCTGTAGGGTATACGATAGGAGAAAGCCCAACGGATCATCCTTGGGTTGAAATTCCTGGAATGAGAAAGGTGATTAATTTTAACTCTAATAAGAACGAAACAACAATTTTGGTTGAGGGGATGGTGCAAGACAACAATACAGGAGGTTATACTACTTCTAATTCCTTTGCCATTGGATTGTTTGTAGATGGTAAATTATGGACGACAAGAACTTTTATTGTGGATTCTGGTTATAATAGACCTTGTAGCTATCAAATATTTAATTTGAAGTCTAACATATATAATTTAATCAAAGGTAATCATACATTTAGTGTTTATGCAATAACTAGAAATAAATTATCTGGAGATGCAACAGAATTGTCATTTGGGTCGGCAAATAATAAATGTTCAAATATTAGCCTAAATACTATGATGGCAGGAGGGGATTTATCAATTCAAATACAAGAATTTAAATAAATTAAAATGAAATATTATTACGCAATTTTGTGTCTTATGGTAGGGGTGTTAAAAGCTCAGGTGGGCTTTCAAACGTTAAACCCAGAGCCATCATCAATGTTAGATGTTAAAGTAAATGGAGATAAAAAAACATTTACAATACCAAGGATTTTTCTTGCATCGCATACAGATAGTAGTTGTATATACGATAGCTTTCCTGCACATGGACTCATGGTCTATAATTTAAATCCAGCTTTAAAAGAGGGAAAAGGACTGTATTGGTGGGATGCAAATCAGAAGAAGTGGCTTGCCATTATCAATCAACAAAGCGTTGGTTACTATAAAAACTTAGTTCAATACTATGTTAGCCAATCATTAGTCCCAATAGACATGTCAAATGCCCCTTATTATGGAGAGGAGCTTTATAAAAAAGGGGACAAGGCTAGCAATGGGTGGTCTATGATTCCAGATTTAGCAATTGATTTTAAAATAGATAAACCTTCAAATAATTCAAAGGTTTCATTTACAGGTTCTATAGGCTGGTCTAGAATTAATCCCATGGAAGGTATTCAAGATATCTCAGTAGGTTTTGGAATATTTGTAGATGATAAATTGGTAGATGCTAGAGCTGATGTTATCTTGCTTAGGGATTATTGTGGGTATTATACATACTATGTTACCGCTGTAATCGATAAGCTACCCATGGGGAATCATACTTTAAAGTTTGGAATCAAAAAAAGAACTAGAAGTAGTTATCAAGAGAATAACGGCTTTGTTGTAGGGGGAGATGCTAGTGTGGTATACGATGGCTACAATACCGAAAAATGTAATGAAATTAATAATTTCGAAGCTCACCCATCTGCTACTCTATATATTATTCAGCAACCATAAATTAATTTATATGAAAAATAAAATCTTATTGTTAGCATTATTTGTTATTCAGCAAATAAATGCTCAAGTTTTGATAACTGAAACTATTTCAGATGAAAATGTAGCACCGCACCCTTCTGCGCAACTTGAAATCAGACATGATAAAAAAGGGGTATATCTTCCACAGGTTGCTCTTGATAATGCGCGAGACGTTGTAAATGTTAAAACACCTAGAGAGGGTACTTTGGTTTTTAATACCACTAAAGGGCTTCCAGAGTCCAAATACGAGGGAGTTGCCGTTTGGGACGGAGAAAAATGGCTTTTTTCGAATAACGAAGACGACTTGTCTAAGGTGATTGATGTTGTGCAGACTAGAAGTTATGACGGGAGACCTAATGTGAAAATTAATCGATTTCCTGATGAAAACCCAAGTTTTAAGAAAGGAGACAAGTTTTCTAATCAATGGACTATTTTGGCTGAAAATAATACAGATACATATTTTAAATACGATTCAGATAAAGGAGTTCAAAAATTAATCATCGATGCTGAAGGTTTGGCTGCAATTGATAATTATAGAGAGGCGAGTAGTCTAGCTTATGCTGTTGGGATTTTTGTTGATAATAAACTGATTACAGTAAGGAAATTTAAAAAAGAGTCCGTAAGTGGGTTATGCACTTATCATAAGTTTAACATTAGAGGTGTTTTAGACTCTCCAGAATACTTTACAAAAAAAGCAAATTATGCCTATAATATTAAGTTAGCAGCGATACCTTTAATTAGGATAACTTCCAATTACAATGAAATAACATTTGGTGGTGTAGCTACAGGATGCCATAATTTAAACGAAGATACTGCGAAAACTTATATGAATGTCCTTAGAATAGAAAGAGAGAGATAGAAAAGTTCTTCATATTATATACTGTTTTTCCCCATTATCATGAAAGTGATTTTGGGGATTTTTCATAGCGTTTAGTTTAGTGTTATTCACTAATGATTTCTACTTCTTTTTTCACTTTTTCAATTTGGCTGATGATTTCATCCCAGTTGTTTCCGCAAAAAGTGGCGTGTCCCATTTTTCGGCCTGGGCTCGTAAGTTTTTTACCATACCAGTGAATGCTGAATCCTGGTAATTTTAGCGCATCTCTTAGCCCTTTGATTGAGCTTTCTCCCTTGTGGTCGGGTGCTCCGATTAAGTTAAGCATGGCAGCTTTGCATTTTAAATCTGTATTGCCAAGTGGTAAATTGACCAAGGTGCGGAGCATCATATCAAACTGAGAAGAATAAGCCGCTTCAATCGTAGCATGGCCGCTATTGTGCACGCGCGGAGCCGTTTCGTTTACCCAAATGCTACCGTCATTATTTAAAAATAATTCTACGGCATAAATCCCTGGGGAATCAAAAGCTTTTACTACCTCCAGCGCAATTTGCTTAGCTTTTTCTTCTTCTTCGGGCGAAATGCGCGCAGGCGTGATTAAATAATCTAATAAATTATATTTTGGATTGAAAACTTGTTCCACAACGGGATACACAGCACGCTCGCCATCTGCATTTTGAGCCACAATCACGGCGAGTTCCATTTTTAAATCGGCTAAAGCTTCAAAAATTGAATTTTCTTCCCAAGCCTTAGTTTTTTCATCTTTCAAAATCTGAACGCCTTTGCCGTCGTAGCCACCTGTACAGAGTTTTTGCACCACGGGAAAATCGTTTTTTTTCTTCAGTGGAGCGGTGGGAATATTATTTTTTAAATAAAAATCTTTTTGTTTGCCTTTGTCTTGAATTACTTCCAAAACATCGGGATCAGGAATTACGGTTTTGCCTTGTTTTTTTAGCTCGCGGAGCGCTTCGAGATTCACATGTTCAATCTCAATTCCCACGATGTCTACTTGTTGGGCAAAATCCATCACGCTCTGGTAATCGTTGAAATCGCCACACACAAAATGGTCTGCAATTTGGCTACAAGGTGCCTCGGGATTGGGGTCGAGAATGTAAATTTCGTAAGGATAATTTAAGGCATTCTGAATGAACATTCTACCCAATTGTCCGCCACCTAAAATTCCAATTTTTTTCATATAAAAAATATCTGTGCAGTAAAATTAATTAAAATTTATTGTTCAAAACCTACCACAAAGTAAATTTTTTTTTAAAATTTGCAATTCAACAAGATTAGAACGAATAAATGAAATTAAAGTATTTTGACTTAATAGACCAAACTTACTATTTCCCGCAAGAGGAGTTTACTTTAGATGGTGCCAATTTGAGATTTCACGATATTGATTTGATGGGCTTAATTGAAGAATACGGGGCGCCGCTAAAATTTACTTACTTGCCAAAAATCTCTGAAAATATAAAAAAAGCTAAAAAATGGTTCAATGATGCCATTAAAGAGCATAACTATGGCGCTACTTATAATTATTGCTACTGCACCAAAAGTTCGCATTTTTCGTTTGTGCTGAACGAAGCACTTAAAAATGATATTCACATCGAGACCAGTTCTGCATTTGATATCAATATCGTAGAATCGTTGATGAAATCAGGAAAAATCACAAAAAACAATTGGATTGTATGTAATGGTTTTAAGCGAGATCAATACATCGAAAACATCGCACGATTAATCAACAATGGGCACAAAAAATGCTTGCCCATCATTGATAATTACGAAGAATTGAGTCTTTTGAGCGATGCAATCAAAGGAAAATACCAAGTGGGAATCCGTATCGCGTCTGAAGAAGAGCCGAAATTCGAATTTTATACCTCTCGTTTGGGCATTGGCTATCGCGACATTGTGCCTTTCTACAAAAAAGAGTTGAGAGATAATAAAAAAGTGAGCTTGAAAATGCTTCATTTCTTCATCAATACAGGAATTAGAGACACGGCGTATTATTGGAGTGAGCTTACTAAATGTTTGAAAGTATATGTGGATTTAAAGAAAATCTGCCCTACGCTCGATAGTTTGAACATCGGGGGCGGTTTCCCGATTAAAAACACCTTGCACTTTACCTACGATTATGCCTACATGGCAAATGAGATTGTGAATCAAATCAAACAATATTGCGAAAACGCAGGCGTAGAAGTGCCACATCTTTATACCGAGTTTGGTAGCTTTACCGTGGGTGAAAGTGGTGGGGCGATTTACCAAATTTTGTATCAAAAGCAACAAAACGATCGTGAAAAATGGAATATGATCGATTCTTCATTTATCACTACTTTGCCAGATAGCTGGGCGATCAGTAAGCGTTTTGTGCTACTTGCCATCAACCGCTGGAACGACGAGTATGAGCGAGTGCTTTTAGGTGGATTGACTTGCGATAGCGATGATTATTACAATTCGGAGCAGAACTTAAACGCTATTTTCTTGCCTAAATTTAAAAAAGATAAACCGCTCTATATTGGATTTTTCAACACGGGGGCATATCAAGATACCATTGGGGGATTCGGCGGGTTGCAGCACTGCTTAATCCCAAAGCCAAAACACATTTTGATAGATAAAGACGAAAACGGAAATATCACGACCAAATTATTCTCCAAGCAGCAATCTGCCGAGAGTTTTATGGACATTTTGGGCTACGAGGAGTAGGAGGCTAAATTTGAAAGAAAATAAATTATTAAAAAAAAGACAAATAACCCGAATTATGTTGCAAGAGAATTTTAAAACTTTTTAATTTGCGGCAAAATTCAGAAAACAATAAAAAACATTATTAAAATGGGAGCAATATCAGATTTTATTCAGAAATACTATTTGCATTTTAACGCCGCTACTTTGGTAGATGCCGCAAAAGCTTACGACGAGCAGCTTAAAAACGGTGGCAAAATGCTAGTGAGCATGGCAGGAGCTATGAGTACAGCCGAGTTAGGAAAAATCTTTGCAGAAATGATACGCCAAGATAAAGTGCATATCGTTTCTTGTACAGGTGCCAACTTGGAAGAAGACATCATGAACCTTGTAGCGCATTCACACTACAAAAGAGTGCCACACTACAGAGATTTAACTCCAGCAGAAGAAAGAGAATTATTAGACAAAGGATTGAACCGTGTAACAGATACTTGTATTCCTGAAGAAGAAGCTTTCAGAAGATTGCAAAAACACATTTTCAAAATCTGGAAAGATGCTGAAGAAAAAGGCGAAAGATATTTTCCACACGAATTTATGTACAAAATGTTGCTTTCAGGCGTGCTTGAGCAATATTACGAAATCGACCTAAAAGACAGCTGGATGTATGCTGCTGCCGAAAAAAATTTACCAATCGTAGTACCAGGGTGGGAAGACAGCACGATGGGCAACATTTTTGCAAGTTATGTGATGAAAGGCGAGTTAAAAGCAAGTACCATGAAATCAGGAATTGAGTATATGACATTCTTGGCAGATTGGTACACCGAAAATTCACAAAACGGCATCGGATTCTTCCAAATCGGAGGAGGTATCGCAGGAGATTTCCCAATCTGTGTAGTGCCTATGCTTTACCAAGATTTGGAAAGAACAGAAACCCCATTCTGGAGCTATTTCTGTCAAATTTCAGATTCTACTACATCTTATGGTAGCTACTCTGGAGCCGTGCCAAATGAGAAAATCACTTGGGGTAAATTAGACATCGATACGCCAAAGTTCATTGTGGAATCAGACGCTACAATCGTTGCGCCGTTGATGTTTGCTTATTTGCTTGACATGTAAATTAGAATAAAAAAACATAGAGAAAGAGATATGAGTAAGAAACCATGCCCCAAGAAGCGAGTAATCGTTGATTACAAAAAATTGAATAATGAGATTTTGAGCCTTTTGGTAGAGAAATTTCCAGATGGATACGGGGATCAAGATGTTATTGTTTTTAAAAATGCTAAAGGCGAAACCGTAGAAGCGGTGGAAGTTCAGACAGAGGATACTGTGTATTTGGTGAAAATCAGTCAGCGTTTGGAAATCGTGATGGAAGAGTTTGAAGATGAAGAAGAACCATTCTTCGATGATGATGTAACATTTGAGGAGCCAGATCCAAGTGCAGTAGAAGAATAAATTTTTGAAAATTAATATTTAATAAAAGGTTTGCATTGCGTATTTTTGTAATGTAAACCTTTTTTTATGAACGAGCTTTTGCAAAAAGCAATACAAGCAGCCTTGCAAGCAGGGCAGGAGATTTTAAAGATTTATGAGCAAGATTTTGCCGTAGAGCATAAGGCAGATGAGTCTCCACTCACGCAGGCAGATTTGGCGTCCAATCGTGTGATTGTAGATTTTCTGAAAAACACCCAAATTCCTATTATTAGCGAAGAAATGCAGCAGGAGAAATACGCTTTGCGCAAAGATTGGGCTCGCTTTTGGCTCGTAGACCCACTAGACGGCACCAAGGAGTTTGTAAATAGAAACGGAGAGTTCACCGTAAATATAGCCTTAATCGAAAAAGGAAAACCCGTTTTGGGCGTAATTTATGCGCCATGCTTAAAATGGCTTTATTTTGCTGATGAAACGGGAAGCTTTAAACAAGAAAAAATCACCCAATATTCGGAATTTTCAAAGGATTTAGCCCAAAAGCTACATTACCAAAAGCCTCAGAATAATGTCGTGGTAGTGGCAAGTCGCTCGCATCTCAACGAGCCGACGGAAAAATTCATTCAAAAATTAAATTTAAAATATCAATCCGTAGAGAAAATTTCTATGGGTAGTTCGCTTAAATTATGTTTGGTAGCGGAATCCAAAGCACATGTGTATCCCCGATTTGCACCCACAATGGAGTGGGACATAGCTGCGGGACATGCCATTTGCCGATTTGCAGGTGTTCCCGTAGTTCAGGCTGAAACGGGCGAGCCAATTGCGTATAATAAAGAAAATCTATTAAATCCCTATTTTTTGGTAGGAGAAGTATAGGCGTATGCAGATGTATTTAGTCATATTTGTGTTGATTGTTTTAATCGCGGGCTTAACCACCGACAAAGTGCGGCCGCCGATGTTGTTTTTGCTCTCGGCGCTGGTGCTTATGGTGTGCAATGTGCTCGACCCTAAAACTTTTCTCAGCAGTTTTGCCAATAAGTCTATTGCCATAATTTTCGTTTTGATTTTGCTCACTTCGGCGATTAATTTTAATTATAATATCGTCAGGTATTTAGATAAAATATTTACCCAAGAAAATAAGCCCAAATATTTCTTATTCCAGACCACGAGCTGGGTTTCGTTCATTTCTGCATTTATGAACAATACGCCCATTGTGGCGCTTATGATTCCTTACATCACGCACTGGAGCAAACGCCACGGGCAAGCACCTTCCAAATTCTTGATTCCGTTGTCATATGCCGCCATAATCGGTGGGATGCTCACTACGATTGGTACTTCTACCAATTTGGTACTTAACGGATTTATAGAAAGCCGTGGAGTGCAAGCTTTCACGATGTTTGATTTCTTATTGCCAGGGCTTATCACTTGCGTGGCATGTTTGATTTTCATGGTATTTTTTGCTTATAAAATTTTGCCTGCGAGAAAAAGCGCCATAGACATCAAAGAAAATCTCAAAGAGTATTTAGTGGAAGTTTCGCTTAAGCCTGATGCCCAATTCGTAGGGCATACTGTGGAAGAAGCAGGCTTAAGGAATCTGCTTGGCGTTTATTTGGTCGAAATTTATCGCGACGGAAAAACAATTTCGCCCGTTTCGCCACAAGAAACTCTACAGCCCAATGATTTGTTGTTTTTTGCAGGCGACACGCAACACATTGTAGAAATCGTGAAAGAGAAAAACGGATTTGTGTTTCCTAAAACCGAAAGGTTTAACTTAAAAGGAGATTTAAAAGTGGTAGAAACCTTAATACCGTATAATTCCAATTTGGCGGGGCGCACTTTAAAGGAAAGCCGATTCCGTGAGAAATACGATGCCGCCGTAATTGCCATTCACCGAAACGGGCAACGATTGCGTGGGAAACTAGGGAAAATACGCTTGGCGCACGGAGATTTGTTAATGCTTACCACAGGTGAGCACTTTACGCAGTTGGTGCAAAATAATTCTAATATTTATGTGTTGGAAGAAAAAGATGAAATCAAGAAAATTCCGTTTTGGAAAAGCGCCATTTTGCTTGCCGTTTCGGTTTTTTCTTTAGGGCTTTCGGTATTTAAGATTTTAGATTTTTTTGTATCGCTTTTGGTTATTCTTTCCACGTTTTTTGCTTTGAGAATGTACAATTCCACTAAATTAAAAAATAATTTAAATATCGATTTATTTCTAATTTTAGGCAGTTCCATCGCCATTGGCACCGCTTTTATGGATACGGGAGGCGCCAAATGGATTGGCGATTTTGTGCTCAGTATTTTTCAACAATACGACAAAATCGGGATTTTGGTTGGGGTTTATATTTTAACGCTGATTCTCACTTCGTTTGTGACTAATGTTGCAGCCGTTTCCATTGTGTTTCCCATAGCGTTCGAAATCAGTCGTGGGCTGGATATGCCTGCTCAAGCACTATTTATGGCGATAGCCTTTGGAGCCTCGTGTGCTTTTATTACGCCGTTTGGTTACCAAACTAATTTGATGATTTATGGAGTGGGCGGCTATAAATTTAAAGATTTTGTAAAAATAGGCGTGCCGATGACGGTGATTTATTCCATCGCATGTTTGGTGAGCATCGCCTTAATTTATCATTTAATTTAAAAATTTAATTATGACTAAAAGCGAAAATATAGTACAGCAAAATTATAAAATCACGCGTGCCGAGCGCGAAAAACTCAACAATCAAAAAGGCAAAGTATTTTGGTTTTCGGGGTTATCGGGTTCGGGAAAATCGAGTTTAGCCAATTTGCTTGAGGTGGAATTGCACCAAAAAGGCTTTAAAACCTATGTTTTAGACGGAGATAACATCCGATTTGGTTTAAATAAAGACTTAGGGTTCAGTGCCGAAGATCGAAAGGAAAACCTGCGCCGCATAGGCGAAGTGGCAAGGCTCTTTGTAGACGCGGGCGTGATTGTGCTAGCCGCCTTCATCACCCCATACGAGGCAGAGCGTGAGAGCCTTCGCCAGATAGTGGGGGAGCAGGATTTTGTGCACATTTTTGTGGATTGTCCCGTGGAGGTGTGCGCTCAGCGCGATGTAAAAGGCTTGTATGAAAAAGCCAAAAAAGGTGAAATTAAAAACTTTACAGGGATTTCTGCACCCTTTGAAATCCCTGCTCAAAATGATTTAATTATAAAAACAGATACTGAAACACCTGCCGAAAGCTTAAAAAAATTAGTACATTTGGCATTCGAGAAAATTCAATAAAATTATGGGCTATAAACTATCCTATTTAAAGCAATTAGAAGCAGAATCCATATTTGTAATACGAGAGGTTTTTGCGCAATTTGATAATCCTGCCATTCTCTTTTCGGGCGGAAAAGACAGCATTGTGATGACGCATTTGGCCAAAAAAGCCTTTTCGCCTGCCAAAATCCCCTTTCCGCTCGTGCATATAGACACGGGGCATAATTTCCCTGAAGCGATAGAATACCGCGATAATTTGGTAAAAGAATTAGGCGTGCAGCTCATTGTGGGCTCTGTGCAGAAGTCGATTGATGAAGGGCGCGTGCAGGAGGAAACGGGAATCAATGCAAGTAGAAATAAATTGCAAACCACCACTTTGCTCGACACGATAGAAGAATACCAGTTTGATGCCTGTATGGGCGGTGGCCGCCGCGATGAGGAAAAGGCCAGAGCTAAGGAAAGATTCTTCTCGCACCGAGATGATTTTGGGCAATGGGACCCCAAAAATCAGCGCCCAGAATTGTGGCATTTATTTAATGGTAAAAAGAATATGGGCGAGCATTTTCGAGTATTCCCCATTTCCAATTGGACGGAGATGGATATTTGGAATTACATTTTGGAGGAGAACATTCCCCTGCCCTCTATGTATTTTGCTCATGAGCGCGAGGTAGTATGGAGAAATAATTCTTGGATTCCAAATTCTGAATTTTTACAATTAAGAGAAGGCGAGGAAATCGTGAAAAAGCAAGTGCGCTTTAGAACACTTGGCGACATCACCATTACGGGTGGAATAGAGTCTGATGCCGATACTTTACAGAAAATTGTAAACGAAGTGGCAACTACTCGCAGCACAGAAAGAGGCAACCGCGCCGATGACAAGCGAAGCGATACAGCAATGGAGGATCGCAAAAAAGAAGGATATTTTTAATTTTTTAGCCAAAAAAAATATTTCTTCAATCATAATTAAAAGCTTAAAATAAAAATGACAAATAATACTGAAAGAGAATTATTAAGATT
This Ornithobacterium rhinotracheale DNA region includes the following protein-coding sequences:
- a CDS encoding DUF2975 domain-containing protein — its product is MNNRVNLFFKVLLDFLFLAMVLRVLDIILIFFEHPIDAIILKENELWHPVDWVMLFFTLVGYVIFLFGVFKLRVIGRELIENKLFSDSMIKSLGRSGNYFIISGAIVFFVDVFLLIDNYLNGAEPVFAFAIFDPLLQLIVGLFFKIQGRTLSEAKIYKEDYDLTI
- a CDS encoding helix-turn-helix domain-containing protein, whose protein sequence is MAIEINLDVVLAKNKMKSKDLAEIIGITPANLSVLKSGKAKAIRFSTLEAICKALKCQPGDILIYKEDDTN
- a CDS encoding 5-(carboxyamino)imidazole ribonucleotide synthase, which gives rise to MKKIGILGGGQLGRMFIQNALNYPYEIYILDPNPEAPCSQIADHFVCGDFNDYQSVMDFAQQVDIVGIEIEHVNLEALRELKKQGKTVIPDPDVLEVIQDKGKQKDFYLKNNIPTAPLKKKNDFPVVQKLCTGGYDGKGVQILKDEKTKAWEENSIFEALADLKMELAVIVAQNADGERAVYPVVEQVFNPKYNLLDYLITPARISPEEEEKAKQIALEVVKAFDSPGIYAVELFLNNDGSIWVNETAPRVHNSGHATIEAAYSSQFDMMLRTLVNLPLGNTDLKCKAAMLNLIGAPDHKGESSIKGLRDALKLPGFSIHWYGKKLTSPGRKMGHATFCGNNWDEIISQIEKVKKEVEIISE
- a CDS encoding arginine decarboxylase, whose protein sequence is MKLKYFDLIDQTYYFPQEEFTLDGANLRFHDIDLMGLIEEYGAPLKFTYLPKISENIKKAKKWFNDAIKEHNYGATYNYCYCTKSSHFSFVLNEALKNDIHIETSSAFDINIVESLMKSGKITKNNWIVCNGFKRDQYIENIARLINNGHKKCLPIIDNYEELSLLSDAIKGKYQVGIRIASEEEPKFEFYTSRLGIGYRDIVPFYKKELRDNKKVSLKMLHFFINTGIRDTAYYWSELTKCLKVYVDLKKICPTLDSLNIGGGFPIKNTLHFTYDYAYMANEIVNQIKQYCENAGVEVPHLYTEFGSFTVGESGGAIYQILYQKQQNDREKWNMIDSSFITTLPDSWAISKRFVLLAINRWNDEYERVLLGGLTCDSDDYYNSEQNLNAIFLPKFKKDKPLYIGFFNTGAYQDTIGGFGGLQHCLIPKPKHILIDKDENGNITTKLFSKQQSAESFMDILGYEE
- a CDS encoding deoxyhypusine synthase family protein, giving the protein MGAISDFIQKYYLHFNAATLVDAAKAYDEQLKNGGKMLVSMAGAMSTAELGKIFAEMIRQDKVHIVSCTGANLEEDIMNLVAHSHYKRVPHYRDLTPAEERELLDKGLNRVTDTCIPEEEAFRRLQKHIFKIWKDAEEKGERYFPHEFMYKMLLSGVLEQYYEIDLKDSWMYAAAEKNLPIVVPGWEDSTMGNIFASYVMKGELKASTMKSGIEYMTFLADWYTENSQNGIGFFQIGGGIAGDFPICVVPMLYQDLERTETPFWSYFCQISDSTTSYGSYSGAVPNEKITWGKLDIDTPKFIVESDATIVAPLMFAYLLDM
- the cysQ gene encoding 3'(2'),5'-bisphosphate nucleotidase CysQ, giving the protein MNELLQKAIQAALQAGQEILKIYEQDFAVEHKADESPLTQADLASNRVIVDFLKNTQIPIISEEMQQEKYALRKDWARFWLVDPLDGTKEFVNRNGEFTVNIALIEKGKPVLGVIYAPCLKWLYFADETGSFKQEKITQYSEFSKDLAQKLHYQKPQNNVVVVASRSHLNEPTEKFIQKLNLKYQSVEKISMGSSLKLCLVAESKAHVYPRFAPTMEWDIAAGHAICRFAGVPVVQAETGEPIAYNKENLLNPYFLVGEV
- a CDS encoding SLC13 family permease; this encodes MYLVIFVLIVLIAGLTTDKVRPPMLFLLSALVLMVCNVLDPKTFLSSFANKSIAIIFVLILLTSAINFNYNIVRYLDKIFTQENKPKYFLFQTTSWVSFISAFMNNTPIVALMIPYITHWSKRHGQAPSKFLIPLSYAAIIGGMLTTIGTSTNLVLNGFIESRGVQAFTMFDFLLPGLITCVACLIFMVFFAYKILPARKSAIDIKENLKEYLVEVSLKPDAQFVGHTVEEAGLRNLLGVYLVEIYRDGKTISPVSPQETLQPNDLLFFAGDTQHIVEIVKEKNGFVFPKTERFNLKGDLKVVETLIPYNSNLAGRTLKESRFREKYDAAVIAIHRNGQRLRGKLGKIRLAHGDLLMLTTGEHFTQLVQNNSNIYVLEEKDEIKKIPFWKSAILLAVSVFSLGLSVFKILDFFVSLLVILSTFFALRMYNSTKLKNNLNIDLFLILGSSIAIGTAFMDTGGAKWIGDFVLSIFQQYDKIGILVGVYILTLILTSFVTNVAAVSIVFPIAFEISRGLDMPAQALFMAIAFGASCAFITPFGYQTNLMIYGVGGYKFKDFVKIGVPMTVIYSIACLVSIALIYHLI
- the cysC gene encoding adenylyl-sulfate kinase, whose product is MTKSENIVQQNYKITRAEREKLNNQKGKVFWFSGLSGSGKSSLANLLEVELHQKGFKTYVLDGDNIRFGLNKDLGFSAEDRKENLRRIGEVARLFVDAGVIVLAAFITPYEAERESLRQIVGEQDFVHIFVDCPVEVCAQRDVKGLYEKAKKGEIKNFTGISAPFEIPAQNDLIIKTDTETPAESLKKLVHLAFEKIQ
- the cysD gene encoding sulfate adenylyltransferase subunit CysD, giving the protein MGYKLSYLKQLEAESIFVIREVFAQFDNPAILFSGGKDSIVMTHLAKKAFSPAKIPFPLVHIDTGHNFPEAIEYRDNLVKELGVQLIVGSVQKSIDEGRVQEETGINASRNKLQTTTLLDTIEEYQFDACMGGGRRDEEKARAKERFFSHRDDFGQWDPKNQRPELWHLFNGKKNMGEHFRVFPISNWTEMDIWNYILEENIPLPSMYFAHEREVVWRNNSWIPNSEFLQLREGEEIVKKQVRFRTLGDITITGGIESDADTLQKIVNEVATTRSTERGNRADDKRSDTAMEDRKKEGYF